From Neisseria musculi, the proteins below share one genomic window:
- a CDS encoding alpha-ketoglutarate-dependent dioxygenase AlkB family protein has protein sequence MNLDLFDTPPQPQANLLPYDGMVNDYGVIFAAPRADALLDALLRDIPWRYDEAVVFGRRITTARKVAWYGDGAFAYTYSGITRTALPWSGVLPEIKCMVEARLAAVSPTVFNSCLLNLYSDGLEGMAWHSDDEKELGRNTVIASVSFGATRKFAFKHKRTGEKRELMLEHGQLIVMRGETQSHWLHAVMRSTKISRPRINLTFRTILKMGMQRSG, from the coding sequence ATGAACTTGGATTTATTCGACACACCGCCGCAGCCGCAAGCCAACCTGCTGCCTTATGATGGCATGGTGAACGATTACGGCGTGATTTTCGCCGCTCCCCGTGCCGATGCCCTGCTGGATGCGCTGTTGCGCGATATTCCGTGGCGGTACGATGAAGCCGTGGTTTTCGGCCGCCGCATCACCACCGCGCGCAAAGTAGCGTGGTATGGCGATGGTGCGTTTGCCTACACTTATTCGGGCATCACCCGCACCGCCCTGCCGTGGAGCGGCGTGCTGCCCGAAATCAAATGCATGGTAGAAGCACGGCTGGCCGCCGTCAGCCCCACCGTGTTTAATTCCTGCCTGCTCAACCTTTATTCAGACGGCCTCGAAGGCATGGCCTGGCACAGCGATGATGAAAAAGAGTTGGGGCGCAACACCGTGATTGCCTCGGTGAGTTTCGGTGCCACGCGCAAATTTGCGTTCAAACATAAACGTACGGGCGAAAAGCGCGAACTGATGCTCGAACACGGGCAGTTGATTGTGATGCGCGGCGAAACGCAAAGCCATTGGCTGCACGCGGTGATGAGGAGCACCAAAATAAGCCGGCCGCGCATTAACCTGACCTTCCGCACCATATTGAAAATGGGAATGCAGCGAAGCGGCTGA